From Oncorhynchus masou masou isolate Uvic2021 chromosome 7, UVic_Omas_1.1, whole genome shotgun sequence, one genomic window encodes:
- the LOC135543486 gene encoding rho GTPase-activating protein 6-like isoform X3, with protein MGDSVFLERHNSYLGDFTWNSLSGRSVRLTPTAIQSLSELERTWLQEVAFNRLHQDYDLGCQITIPKDGQKRKKSLRRKLDSLAKEKNKDKECIPQAFGMALSQVIANDRTHRQRQDGLRQDPPHREEHKDPSDLVSSILQFATKRSTIKELSSSNSSLSSTSETANESTSPNTPEAAPRARRRGGMSVDSITDLDNNQSRLLEALQLSLPAEAPSKKEKHRDKRLSLNPIYRQVPRLVDSCCQHLEKYGLQTVGIFRVGSSKKRVRQLREEFDRGVDVQLDEEHSVHDVAALLKEFLRDMPDPLLTKELYTAFINTMLLDCEEQRSATQLLVYLLPACNSDTLHRLLQFLSTVANHAHDSQDKDGQEVTGNKMTSLNLATIFGPNLLHKQKSSDKEFSVQSSARAEESTAVIAVLQRMIATFHSLFMVPPDLQNEVLMTLLETDPDVVDYLLRRKASQSPDVLRSEVPFSLSERRSSSDSNKVSSGDLSPYDNNSPILSEHPGEGTSPGSERLFHVPEQYTLVRQVEGRTRNPHGSNPWVSKEEHANIWGAWHSTLKPGLKDQHYAGSHSNMSEGSSRSSQEGLDCLQGDTRQVVRRTQTSLGVAECRPHPPVTRVCSSPHGEAGRPLLLLSLNPLTPPHPHPDSQSAASSAEDLPQGIRHQASSSPNSANSGPALSGRPPPPMYSGSSSRLSPAASKPAQPVSPYPAAPLHQHPLQGGRPTVPQNSASPTTYSMVPMSQEWQDWQRDRWQIWQLLSSENADTLPETLV; from the exons GGTGACTTCACCTGGAACAGCCTGTCAGGGCGGAGTGTACGGCTGACGCCGACGGCCATCCAGAGCCTGTCGGAGCTGGAACGGACCTGGCTACAAGAGGTAGCCTTCAACAGGCTCCATCAAGACTATGACCTGGGCTGTCAGATCACCATCCCCAAAG aTGGACAGAAAAGGAAGAAGTCGCTGAGGAGGAAGTTGGACTCTTTGGCGAAAGAGAAAAATAAAGATAAAG aATGCATCCCCCAGGCCTTCGGTATGGCCCTGTCCCAGGTAATCGCCAATGACCGGACCCACAGGCAGCGCCAGGACGGCCTGCGTCAGGACCCTCCTCACAGGGAGGAGCATAAGGACCCGTCGGACCTGGTGTCGTCCATCCTGCAGTTTGCCACCAAGAGGTCCACTATTAAGGAGCTGTCCAGCAGTAACTCCTCCCTCAGCTCCACCTCGGAGACAGCTAACGAGTCCACGTCGCCCAACACGCCCGAGGCTGCCCCGCGGGCGCGCAGGAGG GGGGGCATGTCAGTGGACTCCATCACAGACCTGGACAATAACCAATCCCGCCTGTTGGAGGCGCTACAGCTCTCTCTGCCCGCTGAAGCGCCCAGCAAGAAGGAGAAGCACCGGGACAAGAGGCTGAGCCTCAACCCTATCTACAGACAGGTGCCTCGCCTGGTGGACAGCTGCTGCCAGCACCTGGAGAAGTATG GACTTCAGACGGTGGGGATATTTCGAGTGGGGAGCTCCAAGAAGAGAGTGAGGCAG CTGAGGGAGGAGTTTGACCGGGGAGTGGACGTCCAGTTGGATGAGGAGCACAGTGTCCACGATGTGGCCGCGCTGCTCAAGGAGTTCCTCAGAGACATGCCTGACCCTCTCCTCACCAAGGAGCTCTACACTGCCTTCATAAACACCATGT TGCTGGACTGTGAGGAGCAACGGAGTGCCACCCAGCTCCTGGTTTACCTGCTGCCAGCCTGTAACAGCGACACCCTGCACCGCCTCCTGCAGTTCCTCTCTACCGTGGCCAACCACGCCCACGACAGCCAGGACAAAGACGGACAGGAG GTGACAGGGAACAAGATGACCTCTCTGAACCTGGCCACCATCTTTGGTCCCAACCTCCTCCACAAGCAGAAGAGTTCAGACAAGGAGTTCAGTGTGCAGAGTTCGGCCCGCGCAGAGGAGAGCACTGCTGTTATCGCTGTCCTCCAGAGGATGATCGCAACCTTCCACTCCCTCTTCATG GTGCCCCCCGACCTGCAGAATGAGGTCCTAATGACTTTACTGGAGACTGATCCTGACGTGGTAGACTATCTGCTCAGGAGAAAAGCATCACA GAGTCCGGACGTGTTGCGATCGGAAGTTCCTTTCTCCCTGAGCGAGAGGCGCTCATCCAGTGACTCCAACAAGGTTTCTAGTGGAGACCTGTCCCCCTATGACAACAACTCCCCCATCCTGTCTGAGCACCCGGGGGAAGGGACCAGCCCAGGGTCAGAGAGGCTCTTTCATGTTCCAGAACAGTACACCCTGGTGAGGCAGGTGGAAGGACGGACACGGAACCCCCATGGGTCCAATCCCTGGGTCTCAAAAG AGGAGCATGCTAATATCTGGGGAGCCTGGCATTCCACTCTGAAACCAGGGCTGAAAGACCAGCATTATGCAG GTTCCCATAGCAACATGTCAGAGGGCAGCTCACGCAGCTCCCAGGAAGGACTTGACTGTCTCCAAGGCGATACCAGGCAGGTGGTACGACGGACACAGACCTCGCTGGGCGTGGCTGAGTGCAGGCCCCACCCCCCTGTGACACGGGTCTGCAGCAGCCCTCACGGCGAGGCGGGACGGCCGCTCCTCCTGCTGAGCCTCAACCCTTTGACCCCACCCCATCCTCACCCTGACAGCCAATCAGCAGCCAGCAGCGCAGAGGACCTCCCCCAGGGCATTAGACACCAGGCTAGCTCCAGCCCTAACTCTGCCAACTCGGGTCCCGCCCTCTCAGGGCGTCCTCCCCCTCCCATGTACAGCGGCTCGTCCTCCAGGCTCTCCCCTGCTGCCTCTAAACCAGCCcagcctgtctccccctaccccGCAGCACCCCTTCACCAGCACCCCCTGCAGGGTGGGAGGCCAACAGTGCCACAGAACTCAGCCTCCCCCACCACTTACAGCATGGTACCCATGAGCCAGGAGTGGCAGGACTGGCAGAGGGACAGATGGCAGATCTGGCAACTCCTGTCCTCGGAAAACGCAGACACACTCCCAGAGACACTGGTGTAA